The Leishmania panamensis strain MHOM/PA/94/PSC-1 chromosome 19 sequence genome contains the following window.
CAGCTGATGCGGAGCGAGCCGAAGCGACGCcctcggctgctgcagcggcggtggagaCGGGGGGGTGCTAGTGGAATGTCTCGCATCCAGGAAGCCTGCAAGGCGTGCGCCGTtacggcggtgcagcgcaacCATCAGGGTCCAGTGCGTCAGGGTGGCGGGGTCTCTACTCCTGTCTAGGTCGCAGATGGGGTACTGTTCCTCTCGGTACTCGTCCCCGCCAACGCGTTGCTGGTGGGACACAAGGGCCAATCGAAGCCACTAGGCCACAAGTACATCTTGGCAAGggtctttctttctcctcctccgctacTGTTTCACTCGTGGTGGGTATGTTGGGCACAGGTGTTTATATGTAAGGCCTTATTGCGCCTCTCGCGACTGAGCACgccttcccttccctgcaacacctcctccctccccttgcCTCCACTGAGACGGTGTGAGCGCAGCACCTGGTCAGCTCCTCACCGCAGGAAGAGTAAGGCCATCAACAAATGCCAAAGCGAAGTCCTTTTTTGTCTCGGGGCAAATTCAGCCAACAGAAATactcttcaccaccaccaccaccaccacctgacTCCGTGGCTCCTTCAACACGTCATCGGTGGGTCcacactccctccctccctcgcccttctcccttctcttcacaTATGGCTCTCAATCCCCTCTGCACAACGAAGATAAGCAAGGGTCATTTCTTGTTTGCTCTtccttcgtcttctctcGCGTGGGGGTGGTCTGTACGCGCGACCACACACCGACGGGAATTCATCAAAGCGCTTCAGCTCCTTACACACAGCCTCCAGCGGCGGGTAGGCCGCTTGCAACACCTTCAGCTGGTCCTCTCTTCGATGGACTACTGGAAGTTGAATACAGATGGGACAGGACTGGAAGTAGACGAGGTGTGCATCCTCTCTCAGCACGGTGTCACCCTCTACAATGGAGACGAGAAGACGCACCGGCGAAATGGAAAGctggcgctgacgacgcaCCAACTTAGGTACAGCGACGAGGCTGATGTctcgacggtgctgcagctgccgctggagctgGTCCGGCGCTCTGGACGGGCGCCAAGCCTCTCCAGCGGCTTCGGACTCTTTTCCAGCGCAAAGATCGTTGTTCCACTGCCGCAGAACGCATACGTGAAACTCTCCTTTCGCGCCGGTGGTGTGGAAAAGTTTTATACAGCCTTTGTGGATGCCCTTGAGAAGAAGGCGTGGCTgcaagcagcggcgacacacTCGCAagcgcagccaccgcaggGCGCCGTTGTAGGCAAATCCCTCAGCACCCCTGCGTCGGCGGTTAGCGGAGgaggtagcagcagcggtgcaagCCCtgggacgacgacggcggtacCCAGCACGAGTCCGCCACTGCCCGTCCCACGCGGGGTTGGTATTGCGGGCGTCCAGCAAGCTTCCGCACAGTCCGCCGCCATGAACGAAACCCTCAAGGACATCGATGATATCATGAACAAAGCCTCCACACTCGTGAGCAACATTCGGCGCCTGCGCGAGCGCaacgaggcagcggcggtggcaggatCGAATCCCGGAAGTGAAACCGCCGTGGAGCGGACAAAGATAGAAAGCATCGAGTCCACGCTGGGGCTGGGGACCATGGTAACGCGCTACGGCACAAATTGCAGCGATTCTCGCTTCCACAAAGACTTGGCGGTTGAGTTACACGCCTGGATGACGCACGAGAGCAACTCGAGGCTCTTCAACGACATGCCGGTCGTTCCTCTTATTGAGCTGTTCGCGCTGTACAACAAGGCGCGCGGTGGGGACTTGGTGTCGCCACTAGATGTGCTGAACGCATGCAAGTACATGACAACGAAGGTGTCGGGCAGCTGCTACGACCTCGTCACATTGCTCTCTGGCCGCAAGGCGCTGGTGAATCGCAACGACTCGCTGTTGCTGGCAAAGCTGACAACACTGCTGGGACCTCAGCTAGTGAACCCCAGCGGCTCACCCGTGCAGGATGCGTGGAAGAAGACGTCGCTACCTtcgcagcagtgcggcgaGGGCGCATCTTCCCTGGTGCGTATCGCTACCACCAGCGACTTCCCAAAGGCCTCGCGAGAGCTGAAGTTCGTCAGTGATGTTTCGCTGGCAGAGAAGATGCAAGTCGCGACCGAAGTGGCGGCTGACATTTtggcgctcctcctgctgaAGGGCTTTCTCTGCTGCGTGGACACCGGTTTCGACTGCTACGTCTACACGTGGAACATTTTCGTCTTTTGACGTActtgcgcgtgtgtgtgggggggggtctgGTGTACCGGTGTACGATCGGTGCCGGGCGTGCTGAGGCGCGGGGAGGGAGTCTCCCATCTCTACCGCTGCCATCGTATTGCACTGCTTCTGTTCATGCCCGTTTGCAAATGGGAAGGAGGACGCGGGCGGCCGGGGGATGTGCGTAGTGGCCAATCCGCGAGTCTCTGCACGTCTTCCTGCGTCCTTTTGACGCTTCCTTAGCAAACAAAGGCTTGAGAACTCAGCAGCCGGAAAGGAGCACCCGGACACACGTGTGGGGAAAACGAGACGTCATACAGGAAGTGTTTCGTGATAAGTGGCCAGAGACTCCGTGGGGTGGCGATGTTGTTTGGTTTCGTTTTTGCCTTTCGTggtccttttcctctttattgcccctcctctcctctcagGGCTGCGTTGACCCCCTTCACGCCGTGCTCAGGTGCGATCCCTCCCAGAGACGCTCTCGCGTAAAGGCGGAGCGGACGAGAAACACTCGTAACTCCATGAgtgcttttctgctttccccccaccccgctccCTCACTTTTACTCTTGACCCCCTCTGTTAtgtttcgctctctttttccacCTCTCTACTGCGAGACGACATCGCTCCTCACTCGCAAACGGCGAACACATACACcgacgcccccccccctctctctccctctcctctaccGCTTGATAGCCTCGCCGTCCTCTTTCTTATCGCATAAGCTGCGTAGACGCAGAATGGGGCGTGTGGAATCAATGCTGTCGGCGTTGACACCGATCCTAAAGAGGCACCAGTTAGGCAGCTGGAAGCCGGCTGAGGTGGAGCGACTCTGCACGATGCTGAGAAAATACGGTAAGCACGAGCCACAAGAGAAGTGCGGCACATACTGTAACAGCGGCATCActaccactgctgcctctctcccttccccctccagCGCTCCTTCACCGCCGTCTAGTAGGGACGACAACGTACAAGGCGAGAGCGACACCGATGAAGAGGCATTCGTCGGTGCGATCAGCGAGGTGGATCGCTGTCTCAACCTCGTGCGCAACTTCCTTAAGCGCCGTATGCCGTTCGGTGTCGTGGTGGAACCGACTGTCCCTGCTGGCATTGCAGAGCCGCAAGCACCGCAATCTAGTATCACTGGCACCTCTTCCAAGAAGCGAGCTCGCTCTCCGAGCGGCGAGGCTCGAGTATCCGCACCAGCGAGCAACGGTGTCCatagcggcgctgcggtggttgCGGCGCCTGTGTACGCTGTGGATGCGTTCCTGTACTCGGAGGCCGACATCGAAAAGCTtgtggaggcgaagaaggtaGCACGGGAgtactgctgccgctgtggcagcacagATATCAGGCTGTCGGAGTTTATTACTCACTCCTTCTCGCAAGATCAACTCCTTTACCTCAGCTGCTTTCTCCTCCCGCACCTTCTCGAGGTAGTCGTTGCGTCTGACGAGGCATCGCGACCGCTCTCCATTGTAGACGTCGGCTCTCGGCTCGGCATTGTGctgtgggcgtgtgcgtttgCGCTCCAGTGGGGCATACTCGCACCACAGCGGTCTGTGGCCGCGGCACCAGAAGTGCAACTCGTCGGCATTGAGTTGGATGCGACGTTTGTGAAGATCTCCCAGGACACGGTACGTCGCTTCTTcgcaccgcggcgccgccacgcacCGAAGCTGAGCTTGCCCCTGCAGACCGCTGGGGCGGGCGACGTGAGTAGGGAGCTGGCGGATGTGTCGTCCAGTATTCAGCTCCTACAGAGCGATTGCTTTGAgggcgatgccgccgctgccctgtgcagcagcgctcttgTTGTGATGCACAACGTGTTTGAGTActtctgcgcctccgcgGTCGAACACGCCCGCTGCTGGCTGaagctgcaccgccttgtgCACCGCTCTGGACAGCTTCTTGTGTGCAGCCCAGCGCTCGAGGTAACATTTGGCACCTTCACGGACGAAGTTTGGTTGCAAGCGTGTCAACTGGAGAATGAGAAGGACGCAGGCGCCACCTCGACGCCGCTGGCGTGGTTGGAGTCGTACGTGGAGCCGTTTGACACAAACGACGTGACCTCCGACTTTCTGAcgctgcgcgcgctctctcgtgAGggctgcaacagcgacggtgaCGGAGCCGTGCACGATGAGAATCAACATGACCGTCATCACGGACACCGTTGTGGTCACCTCCATCATAGCAGGAGCGAAGCAGACgagggagacgaggaggcggtgagtGAAGCGGTGGAGCAGATTCAGCGGATCTACGTGTACCGTGTCAAGTAGCGCCTccaagagggaggagaaggtgccgCGCTCACGGCCTCGATACgaagaagcagaaaaaaatgTGGCGCAGAAACAGCGCGCTGGCCACCTCCGTAGCGGCAAACACACCGCGGCACAGGCAGAGTCGCGCCCCACGACACAGGCGCGACCCTGTGTGAacggggaaaggggaaaaaaaaagcggtgAAGGCTGATCGACAACGAAAGCCGATTCGATTAAGCTGAAGAGGCATGTGGTAACAGTATAACAGGGGGGCGGCGAAGAATaacacgtgcacacgcacggacaTAAGacgcctcctgcaccgcctcccccccccccccgcacctcagcgtgcctctctttttggtTGTTTTGTTTGCTCTCTGCTAACCCCTCAACTGAATCAAgcgcacactcacacagaTGCGGACAGCATGCAATCACTATGGATAGAGCGCAGCCAGCTGCAACGCAACCAGTGAAGCTCGGCACTAGCCAACAAGGGAGCAACAtcaaaggaagagaaaaagactTGTGGACGTCAGTGAGTGCGGTCATGTTCATGGCCAATGCTTCGCTCATTCTTGGCGCAGCGTTCTGCAGAGCTCCTATATGCGCCACGTCGGTTTACACTTTACGAAGCTACAGACAACAGCTTTCCTCCATGCCGCTCACCAGTCGACCAGTGACAAGAAGGAAACGGCACGCCCAAAAAGGGCCGCTGGCAGCACGTAAGCACTACTCCACTACTTTGCATCTTTCTGTCAAaccttttcccttctgctCATGCCCAACACTTTCCGCTCTCTTCACTTTCACAAAGCGAGGCTGGAAGCACATACCACCTGTGTCGTATCTTCTTCTGTGTACCGTGTACGAGGGGGCTGCCGATCTGGTGTAGGACCCTCGGTCGCACTTGTGTATCGAACCACGCACACATCAGCACTGTTGTTTCTGCTTCTTGCCGCTGAGTCGTCTCCGCCTGCCGATCCGGCCGaaccctctccctccctcctccatctgCTCCGTTCTGGGGGAGATCATACTCCGACCCAAACAGCGCAATACACAAGCAAGGGGGAGCAATTAGGTGTGTGCCTTCTCGCCTGCACGTGCACCATCAGCGCCTGTCGCTTTTTCGTGAGCCTTTGCGGTGTGCTCCTGCTTATTCATATTTGACCCTACGCCGTGACAAGCAGCCTTTTCCCTTAGGGGGTCCCTCACAGCTGATTCGAGCACCGCTTCGGTTGTCATcggcctctttttctcgcctatttcttctctctccctcggtAGTCATTCTGCCGTACCCTCGCGTTGCTTCACGCTCACCGGCTCCACCATTCTGTGTAGGAGCAGAGCACCCCCACAAAGCCGCGCGagttttcgttttttttgttttgcgtGCTTCATTCTGtcgcttttttgttttcgtttttttttttgcttcgctCTGTATCGTCTTCATTTTCGTATTCCCGTGCGCAGCGGGGTGTTGGCTGAGACaagtgcacagagagagagggagggagagagacgcacgcgtGAAGCGGCACTTATTTCGCAGTTTGCTGTCATATTCCCCGCTATCGCggttttgcttttctttttttttcccccttttgttGTGCTCGTTGTTGTACGACAAGGTGGAtcctttcccccccccctccccctctctctcttccactgcgCCAGAGGTACGTTGATCAGTGCCATTACCACCATCGCTCCCGACCTCCACGGACGGCAAGGCCAATCAGCCCATCACCCACGacacaaaggaaagaaaaacacccAGAAACGAAAATGGTGAACTCTTACACAGAGTTGATGCTCATTACCGCCACGACGGTCGGCAAGATCATGCTGTGCTGTATTGTGGGCCTGGTCGTCACGCGGTACTTCTCCACCCCAGAAGAAAGCTTAGTGGGTATTTGCTTCATTGCCATGAGGGTGTTCATGCCGTGTCTTTTGTTTTCAAGCCTCTGTCTGAGCGTGACGTGGGAGCAGCTGAGCAAGTTCTACTGGGCACCACTGTTCGCCTTTCTGTCGATGGGCCTCGGCTTTCTGTTTTCGGCgttggtgcgtgtgtttctcACAAAGGAGTACCGCTTCGTCGTAATCCTTGGCAACACCTTCCAAAACGGTCTCACATTCCCGCTGAGCGTTTTGATTAACCTGAAGGGCATTGAATGGTTCACCGGCACTGCAGTCACGGACGCGCAGGAGTACATCTTCCTATACAACGTGGTCTGCTCGTTAGGCTTGTGGGCTATCGGTGACCCCATGATCGCCAAcgcgaagaggaaggaagtGGAGTTCGAAGAGGCAATGGTAGCCAGACGGCGTCAGCACCACGAGAGTAGAAGCGTCAACAACGAAGCCGACGCTTCCGAAGACCGCAGGTTTTCCCGCCCACTCGAGCCCCgtgacgacgccgtcgcagagaacagggaagaagaggaattGTCGGtgcgcacggcggcagcgccgcagcggcacggtgCCACCGCGTGCGACCAGCTCAGGTGGTACCGACCGGCGCACGCCAAGGATAAGCCAATCACGCCACCTCGGGGGTCCTCCATGATTACACTGAATGGTGAGATGAACGTCGAAGATACGGAGGAGAAGCCGATGGGATACCGTCTCAAGCGCCTGGGCCTGGTGGCTCTCAAGTCGATGAAGTCCCCAATAGTGCTGAGCAGCATCGTTGGCATCATCATCTCCCTTACACCGCCACTTCGGTGGCTAGTGAAGAGCCCTCTTGGCGAGCCCTTTATCGGTGGCATGGCCCTCGTCGGCAAGGGTGCCAttccgctgcagctgctggtgctgggcGCCTCCATTGTTGCCAAATCCTCCAATGACGGCCCGGCATCCTCGACtaaggaggcggaggccgcAACCTTGTCTCCCGCCATAACTGGCATGCCGCTGGGAAATGCAGACGGCACCATTCTGGACGTCTCCGCATCGCAGTCCGACAAGACGAACAGCTATGTGCGCTGGGTTACCTCAAAGGTGCCACTGCAGATTATTTTCACCTGGGGCACAGTTTTCACGCGACTGGTGATTATTCCGTGCATTTGCTTTCTTGTCCTGCATCTTCTTGTGAAGGCGGGTCTCATGCCAAACGAGAAGCCATTTTTGCTCTCGATGCTCGTGGCCACCATGTCTCCGACCGCCATAAACTCGACACTGATCTGCATCATGCATGACTATCATGCCTGTAGCTACGCGCGCATGATGTTTTTCATGTACCTCAGCAGCATCATCACGGCCTCCATGTGGCTCTTTGTCTTCACTGTATACCTCAAAGACTAGTCACGCAGTGCGCCAAGACCTGCAAAAGGAGGGAGTGTGAGCGAGTTGGGAGGTACGGAAGCGTCATGTCTGCTGCTCGGTGGATG
Protein-coding sequences here:
- a CDS encoding hypothetical protein (TriTrypDB/GeneDB-style sysID: LpmP.19.0710); this encodes MDYWKLNTDGTGLEVDEVCILSQHGVTLYNGDEKTHRRNGKLALTTHQLRYSDEADVSTVLQLPLELVRRSGRAPSLSSGFGLFSSAKIVVPLPQNAYVKLSFRAGGVEKFYTAFVDALEKKAWLQAAATHSQAQPPQGAVVGKSLSTPASAVSGGGSSSGASPGTTTAVPSTSPPLPVPRGVGIAGVQQASAQSAAMNETLKDIDDIMNKASTLVSNIRRLRERNEAAAVAGSNPGSETAVERTKIESIESTLGLGTMVTRYGTNCSDSRFHKDLAVELHAWMTHESNSRLFNDMPVVPLIELFALYNKARGGDLVSPLDVLNACKYMTTKVSGSCYDLVTLLSGRKALVNRNDSLLLAKLTTLLGPQLVNPSGSPVQDAWKKTSLPSQQCGEGASSLVRIATTSDFPKASRELKFVSDVSLAEKMQVATEVAADILALLLLKGFLCCVDTGFDCYVYTWNIFVF
- a CDS encoding hypothetical protein (TriTrypDB/GeneDB-style sysID: LpmP.19.0720) — translated: MGRVESMLSALTPILKRHQLGSWKPAEVERLCTMLRKYGKHEPQEKCGTYCNSGITTTAASLPSPSSAPSPPSSRDDNVQGESDTDEEAFVGAISEVDRCLNLVRNFLKRRMPFGVVVEPTVPAGIAEPQAPQSSITGTSSKKRARSPSGEARVSAPASNGVHSGAAVVAAPVYAVDAFLYSEADIEKLVEAKKVAREYCCRCGSTDIRLSEFITHSFSQDQLLYLSCFLLPHLLEVVVASDEASRPLSIVDVGSRLGIVLWACAFALQWGILAPQRSVAAAPEVQLVGIELDATFVKISQDTVRRFFAPRRRHAPKLSLPLQTAGAGDVSRELADVSSSIQLLQSDCFEGDAAAALCSSALVVMHNVFEYFCASAVEHARCWLKLHRLVHRSGQLLVCSPALEVTFGTFTDEVWLQACQLENEKDAGATSTPLAWLESYVEPFDTNDVTSDFLTLRALSREGCNSDGDGAVHDENQHDRHHGHRCGHLHHSRSEADEGDEEAVSEAVEQIQRIYVYRVK
- a CDS encoding transporter, putative (TriTrypDB/GeneDB-style sysID: LpmP.19.0730); its protein translation is MVNSYTELMLITATTVGKIMLCCIVGLVVTRYFSTPEESLVGICFIAMRVFMPCLLFSSLCLSVTWEQLSKFYWAPLFAFLSMGLGFLFSALVRVFLTKEYRFVVILGNTFQNGLTFPLSVLINLKGIEWFTGTAVTDAQEYIFLYNVVCSLGLWAIGDPMIANAKRKEVEFEEAMVARRRQHHESRSVNNEADASEDRRFSRPLEPRDDAVAENREEEELSVRTAAAPQRHGATACDQLRWYRPAHAKDKPITPPRGSSMITLNGEMNVEDTEEKPMGYRLKRLGLVALKSMKSPIVLSSIVGIIISLTPPLRWLVKSPLGEPFIGGMALVGKGAIPLQLLVLGASIVAKSSNDGPASSTKEAEAATLSPAITGMPLGNADGTILDVSASQSDKTNSYVRWVTSKVPLQIIFTWGTVFTRLVIIPCICFLVLHLLVKAGLMPNEKPFLLSMLVATMSPTAINSTLICIMHDYHACSYARMMFFMYLSSIITASMWLFVFTVYLKD